The Anopheles maculipalpis chromosome 3RL, idAnoMacuDA_375_x, whole genome shotgun sequence genomic sequence GCAATAGAGCAACCAGCTTGTTCGATTTTCTTGATTTAGATAACCTTCATAGCCTGGTTTTGTGAGCTACGATTTGCGATAAATTAGGACAGTTCAAATAACGAAATACCAATTAACAAAGTATTTCAACTCTTTTCTTTGGAAACCTTCAAGCTCTTCGAAATATGGTCCTTCACAGTGTGGCCTTATGTTCACATTAACGTCCATCGAAAAACATTCAACACTAAACTGTCCATGCATGGGATGTTTCAGACACATTCCCTTTGGAAAATGTACATTCCATCCAAGGCATGATTGATATTATGCGTTACCAGTGTTGTTCTTGCGTCATCCGAATGCATGATACAGTGAATGGTCCACGCACAAAATTGTCAATCTCATAAAATGTTCCACCTCGGCACATTTCTGCATCCGTTTGTCTCATGTTTTATACCCACGTTGTCTAGTGGGATGATTTGGTCACATTTTCCTAGATTGTACACGAGATTCGATTATACTACACAGCTAGGACGAAAATGCCACAAATTCGCCCACAGATACCGTCCATGTAGGGGAGGATTTTCTCACCCCAGAAGTAGTGCTATTTAATCCGAAATGCCACCACATCATCCGGTTATGGCGTTTTTCAACCCAGCCTCAGTTGTTCATCGGCATTCGGTGCGAAACTGTATGACTCTAGTGCTACAGCAAGCTTCAATACAAGCCGCCCAGCAGGACATCGGTAAAACCACCAGCAAGAATGGAAATAATTCCGTTTCATAAATGGGAGAGAAAATTTATAGCTTTTTCGCTGTATGCCTTACGAAAACATTTTCGTTGCTGAAACAAAGGAATTTCGTACTTTCAGCTTAACGAGACGCAGTCAAAAGCATTGAGTTGATAACGTTTTTTCAATGCTCAAATGGGTTTCCAGAAATTATCCTTGAATGACTTATATTTTTCTAAACACTCAAGTACAAGGTCCAGTGGTCAACAAACTGCAGAAATAATATGAATAACGATGCATCTCTCAATCTAATTAATCGCATTACGAACCACATAGCTGTGTCGGTGTCCCCGTGTACCAATTCAGCCTAATGTAATCCATTTCCGATGAGTAAAGTAACTTCCTCTTGTAAAGTGGATACCATTCCAATGCGACAGAATTGCAATGCTCATCAACCAATGGATCCATTCATACACATGTCCACCACAACGGAACGGGATCGACGGGAGGATTCGAAAGACTGATAGGTCAGCGAAACGAGTTCAATCAAATTTCCGACAGGCATGAACTCTTGCTGCGATTGGAGTAATATAGCGCTGTATCGATTCGATTGAAATCGCTAAACAAACAAGAATGCGTTTCGAATGGACCCATTTGGGTTATGAACATGTATGGACGATATAAGTTATGTGCCAGCATCAAGATGTCTATAACATATCACAATACTGTACAGCCGTAGATAAATGATTGTGTCCACCTTgataaaaatgtgaaatatgtGTGTAAAATTCAAAACTAGTCGAGGTGTGTAAACTCTAATTGTAATGAGTAACTTACCTGAACTTGTTATTTTGTGATtgtatttttgcacaaaaatcCTATAAATAATTCTGATTTCTCGGCAACAACCTGGCTGTGTTGGATGACAaacggaaattgaattttgttcCAGCCTCAGAACAGAAGAATCCTATCGTTGAATCTGCGATCTGCCGTTCGGAAATGATTTATGTCATGTGGAGAAATTTGTGGCGAtgctgatttttttggatatgTTGAACTGTTGCTGACATACGTTTTATTAAATCTTTAACAAAGTCAATTCAATGGCTATGTACGCTGATGTTTCGATATTTTCGTTTCTTTagtttcataattttaaaataagatttcGATAGAAGTAAAGTCATTCCCAAATTTGTTCAAAATGCTATCAATGCGtggaacttttttatttttacaaactCTAGAAATTACTATGCTAACTGACACAACCTCCATTTGACCCATATCTGAAGATGAGTGTCAACCTACAAACAGCACGTACATCAGAATCAGTGCACCGCTGTGATGTTCGGCAAGGTGACAATATCAAATGAATGAACATCATAAACCTCCAGGCACGTATTGCAAATGTTTTTCACAAGGGATACATTTTCAGCATCAACACTTTACGCCATCTGTTAAGATAGCATCTAAACCTTTATctaacgaaaagaaaatggcgaaAATATTCACAACCGATGATACTGAAGCATtctaaatttagtttttatccgTTCCTTCCCTCAAACGAGACAACAGCCTTGATTTTCAGCCGAATAATTCAAGCTATTCCTATGCAAAAATGTAGTTCCAGAGCCTTGATCATGGACGGAGTTGTGCTCTAAATTGACTTTTGATAGAGAATGTTTCGATGTCTGAATTGCACGATCGATCCATTTTTTAGTATTTGACAACATCTGCAGCTTGGTTACATCGAAAAAGAGGCAAACAAGAAAGCTTAAATTGACCGAGAAGAAGCTCACGATTGGACCAGATGTTGTGAAGAAAACCAACAGAAAATAGATAACACCGtacagataaaatattttcaggATTTCCTTGGGAGTTCGTACATTGAGAATGTTAAGAAACAAATTAGTTTATTTTAGGACGGACAGCTAagacaattttaaacaatttttgcagTTTGTAGGTGATTTGGTGTGCTTAAGATCCTTTGAAACATTGGTCAGTCTATCAATAAGCTTTTTCCAAACATTGAAAGATGCGGCCGAACTTGTCCGCCTAAATTATCTCATAACGGTCTAGAAAGCATATTCAGGaaccatgcaaaaaaaaaccgcaaatgAGCGACGGAATGGACTGGCCAAAACTGGCAACGATTTCAATGCTGGTATCAACTACGACATCAGCAGTCGAATGTTCGGTGGGAGGACATACCACAGGAGGGATAATCCACATAATTTTGCTGCTCCATTACGTTTGTTTGATTAAGCTCTCCCCGTGGGAACATACATCATTAAGGATAAATGAAAACCCGGATAAGAATGAGGATACAGTATATGTGCAAGCCATGACGGAATGAGACTTGAACTCGTGAATACAAATCTAGTTGATAAAAAACCCGCTTATGAAGGATACTCATAGTCCACACTCTACGTCATCTCTGTTTGCCGAATGCACATAGAGAACTCTTTCAACTTACCTTTGATTTGGATTCACAAACGTAGTTCCAACGTAGATTTGCATTGAATCTTGCTTCAAACATTGTTTCTATACCAACTTTTTATTGTTCCTCACAATCAGTCTTTATCAATAGAGCTACGGAAATGAGGACATCCGTGGGAAACAGAGTCTTAACCTAGATGGTCGCTAATCGGGacaacttttattttattatgtaCAACTCGATTAATGCACAGCTGGCATCGCATTGCTGTGAGTTTGTATCTGTTTTGAACGGCAATGACAACTACTTTACTGTGTGAATGACGTGAACAGATCCAAAACTCCTTCCATTTGGCATGTTCATCCTGTCCTACAATCCTATCGGTCGATCCTTGCGCTGGACACAACCTCTATAACTCAATACGATACATGTCAATACGATCAATTAACAACTTGTGAAGATGTGCGATTTGTATATGAGTGTGAGATTCTAATGCTACGTTATTCGCTATGTAATGGCctcggttttgtttcgttctcgCCTTGCGACAATGTCTAACGTGGTGCGCAGCTAACAGTAACTGTTTGTAAtagtttgctttgcttttgtttgaataatatttttaaggaTAGATATACACACGTGAGGACATGTCCAAGTCCTAGGACATGTCCTACAAAGTCATCAATTTTTGCAGAGCTTGTGCTATGTACTATCACGAGAATGCCACAGATGTGATAAGCACTTTGGCACCATTATCCTGCTCGGCAGCAAGCTCCAATCGTAAACAAGGCATCTCATCGGTCAACTTTTGCAACAAGAACTCGCAGTGCAAAATCGCCATGTTCTTCCAGATGTGATTGAATGGGATCTTTTGCATCGAACACTCGGCGACCGTCGTCCATCCGCCGGAACAGTTGATGCGTAGTGTCATCGCTTCCTTGCTGTTGGCAAAGTGGAATGGCGAGCTCTGTCCGATCTGAAAGTAGCCAAGACGAGTTTCGATTCCACTACAGTGTTCGAGGGCACTTGGATAATCCTCCAGCACGTAGGCGCGTATGTTGAAGTCTGCTTCCGGTTTCCGAACAGGACCGAACATGACGATCTTCAGACGCTTGGTGACGTTAACCTCTGGCGCAAGGCTCTCTCCGCCCAGAAGATACTTGCCGAGCTTCCGCGTCATGATGTATGCGTTAAGCTGATCCAGCTGAATGTAGGCCTGTGGACTAGGCACGTCGTTCTCCGAGGACGCAATCTTTTTCCAGCAGTTCGTCACTTCCTCTTTGTAGAAGAGTGACACCTTCCAGCTGGCAATATCCTCGGCGCAGTGCGGAACCTTGATGATGAGCGGTTTGGAGAAATTGCTCTTGGCTGGCCCACACACAATCGTGGGACTGATGTGGGTGACCTGGTTTTCGACTAGTATCGTATCTTTGGAGTCGTACATGACGGCCAGAAAAACATTTATTCTAAGAGCCGTCGGAATGGCTCCCTCTGGAATGGAAAGGGACGTTTGCAGATGTTCCAGTTCCAGCCAACCCCCTTCAGAGGTGACAACCTGACGAGCGGAGTTCGATTTGTACATGGCCTCGGACGAACTGGACGTGTCTAATGAATCCGTCGTGGCGATAGCATAGGTTGAGTTCGCTGCACAGGTAACGTAAGCCAACAAAGGGACATGGACAAGAAGGAAATTGAAACCATCAATATTATGACAACTGTCCGCAGTATCTCATCAATCAGTCAAATTAGCAAAGCTTATAGCACAGGGatagcacaaaaacacaacttgccgataccacatgagcaaaaagaaaaggaattgGAAAGCGTATTTCAATTGTTGAACGATACTTAcatgtgttggtgttggatgtCCCCGAAAGAGACTCGGAGCTGCGATACTGACCCTTCTGAGCTTGGTTGACAGGTGACGCCGTTATCTGGCGTTGAACGTGATTCTGCTCAAGTGAGTGATACTGATGGTAATGATGCTGAAGAACCACTCCCGTAGCAAGCTTCTGTTGGTTGTACACGTTCATACCGGTATCGTCCTTGTTTGCAGCCTGAATCGCTTGCCTAGAGAAATGACCGTGACATTTCAAGACGGATAATGATTGAACACAATACGTCATATGTCTCGTGTGCTTGAGTCGAATTCCTGGCAAAATACCAGTCGTGTGCATAGGTGCAAACACTTACATCGAGTTGAATTGCGGTTCGTCGTAGTGATGTTCGGATGTGGATCTCGTCAAAAGTAGTGGAACATTCTGACTCGGTATCTTTGGGGCTTCCATGGTGCTTCCGTTGGAATATTCGTAGCCATTGACTCGTATGTTTATGTCGGGAGGGTTGGAGGAGAGGGTAAGCTTCTTTTGAAactcgtgtgtgtatgtgtgctgatCCGGAGACGTCCGTGTGATGGAGTACGTTGGCATTTTCTGACGATGCCGCATGTGCAACAGAAACACCAGGAATGTCAAGCAGAGAGTCACAATGAACCCGAGACCGAGATAAAAGATCCAATCAGAAGCTGTAacgaaatgtaataaaatgcCACCCGGTCAGGACTGtcggaaaattgttttattctaaTGTTATCACAATGCCAGAGTTAGAATGTGTTCGTAATACTTCAGTGCAGTGCGTATACATTATTTTGCATCCAGTTTACATTTTACGATGCAATGCCTCCATTTTGTTCAAATATAATTCCAATATAGTGTTAAGTGTACAATGCATATGCCTGAACGAAATAGATGGCCAATATTTAAGAAGCTTTAAACACTTCGATTGCTCGTACGCCACATTGCTAAAAGTTACAAACAGTGGCCCTTTACatcgagcatccaaaccattGAGCAAAGTACGTCATCGAGTAAAGGAAGTTCTGACGAAAGTCCATCATCGAGCATAAAAGCCTTCCTAGAAAAATGGTTTCCTACATTCCATTACCGTATGTGCACGAGAAAACTCATTCATTGGATGCAACGATTTACTTTTCACTCTTCAAGTTCTCTTCAGGAATGTGGAACATAGGTGTAGTAGCTACTTAAGTCGTTTGAAGagccttttgctgtttttcagGCGATGAACGTCCTTACTTAATGCATTTCAACAGATGAACCTCCAAAACATAGAAACAGTGACTCATGCACGACGTGAATCataactatttttatatttggaGAAGTTTTCAAATATGCACTGCGGCCTGGCCTtcccattttaattttatttcatcggATAAAGTACTCAACTTGCTAGGCACATGAACAAGTTCAAGAAATGCAAACtgcattgcaaaaatattgtcaaCTGGGGTATGAAGTCTTAATTTTTGTGATATAATGCTGCTTATAAGATTGAAAAGCTGCTTCTAGGTATATCGAAATTCTATAAAACACTCGAACCTAGAAACATACAACACATCTCCCATGATAAGCTTCAATGTAAAATTATGAATTTATGCACATATGAAACGTATCACTATCTCTGCTATCACTTATATTCCCTAAGCTCTTGCATCAATCGatcagtatttttttattgcttcaacaATCTATAAATCAAATCTCACACATACAatcaagaaaaacatcatGAATCCGCTTCACTTACTCGTACAACCAGCAACGATCACATAATAGCCGGATAAATATTCCCCTGGCGAGCAATCAGTGCGGTTATTATGATTTTCCGCAATAAGAAGAGACTTCACCCTTCTTTCTTCACTCACCAGCATAACGAGAACCCACCCGAAACGTTATCGATTCCGTATGTCTCTTTTGCCTTCCGCTttgcagggggggggggggggggggagggaagcGAGATGAATGATTATGTTTATTGTTGATGCTTTTCAAAACTGCGTCCGCAGTACTTCTGGCTTGACTGATGTCAATGCACCATAATGCTGAAAGGTACTTGGGATACTACCGAAACACTACCAGCCACGGCTAAAGATACGTCGCACTGAGGGACGTCCTTTCAGAGAGTTTTCCCTGGTGAATAAGCAAAGGCTCAGATTGGCTCCATTCATGACCGATGATTACGGCTGGCTGAGTGGAGCTCAAGTCAATATGAAGCAAAGGACGATTTTCTGATCTTCCTGCTGTACTATTACTATCGTCGCTTACTAAAACTGCCGACAATGATGTTGCATATGCGTCATTATTCGCCATTCATCTGCGATGGATTTTGTGGAGACAACAAATTACTGATGTTgcatttatttgtaattttttaatttgtttatgaaatgtaaagcaaaagacataaatttaaaaatgcaacTGACTACTGCTTTAAACCACAAACTGAATTTCCTAtcacttttcaattttagcATCAAAAGCTTCcgtctgtttttgttgtagtttGAACAACCCGTTCTATCATTACTTTGTTCCTGCTGGCCTTGAGTAGCAACAACGAATTCTTTCGCAGAGGCTATTTCGATTAGCATAAATAGCAGCTCAAAAACGAGCAAACCCAGGCTAATGCATTATAAAATAGGTGGAAATTGAGAAGAATAAACAGTATTTTCATATAcaaaacttcttttttcttatccTTACTTACACAAAAGGCCTATGGGTCTACGAGTCTGGTAATTCACGCCCATTTGAAATACATGCTGTCCCTCACGGGCATTTAATTTGGTATGTAACTTGATACTACACAATGCAGCCATTCTGTCCCTTCAGGAACAATTCTTTACCAATCCTCGGATTCCAAACGTGTCAAATAATGTGGGATTCTTTGTATTACTGCATAACGTGCTGGTAATGTGCTGTTTATTCGTCGGtttaaaacatcaaacatatTCTTCCGGAGTGAGCGTCGAATTCATGACATCTCAGATTTCTGGTTAATTGGTATTATTCAAACTTCACCCTTTTCCGTTCGTTCCACCAGTTATTAGAGAAATGTGGGAATGAGCTTGCATGAATTTCTTCTAACCTGTATCGTGCTTACTTTGAGTCGCTAACAATTCttcattatttaaaacattcgTGTGTTGTGTCATATGACCGATGTATGAATTATAAAGAGTGTAAAagcataataaattaaaagattcATGCTTTCACTCAATTCGCTGTAAGAATCGTTCTTTCGTACATTGTAAATTTTGCTCAGCTACTTCAGACTCACCTGTGTCGTCAATTCTGCATTCACCACCCCGACAAACGATGGTTTGAATATCCTTGCCGTGACAACCGTAGGCACTGCTCTCCTGCTCATCATGATCCTCCATCAGGGCAGCCAACTGTTGATGATGCTTCACAAGTGCCTTATCGTAGTAGTCAACATTTTGCGTGCGGCAGATTCTTCTCCTTGATTGGGtgcatttgtttgtgcaaGAGCTCCACGCAGACCATGCTGACCAACGGCGaactgcaaacaaaagcattcaGGATTGACCAGAGCCAATATAACCATTTAGCACTATTTCGAAAATTATACACTCTCCGGCATAGATCAGATCGTTCGTTTACAATTTGCCAATATGGATTCTTAAATCTTTTCATATTCTGGAGAGTGTGGCGAGATAAACACTCATGTCAacactttcccttttttaatcAATGCAACACTGCCAAGCACCTCAAAGGGCTAGACGCCTTTCCTGAATAACAAATTTACGAGAATGTACAGTAAGAAGACGAATTTTACCGATAAGAATCTTCGAACGTTTCCTACTGTTCGTGACTTCGAAGTCTTTTCACACTATGTCCTTGGCAGACACCATGGGAAACAAGCACCGGAGAAGCTCTCCAACTACTCCAGGAATTCGTGTGATGCAAATTCCAAACGTGAATCATGTCCCTTAGTTGACAAGAGACTTGAACATGCAGGGTTTTGTCGCACCAGGAGAAAGATGTTCTTGCTGTGTAAGAAGAAACACAGCTTTCTACAGAAAGAACACAAATCACTTTGCTTTTATGTACCAAAGCTTTAGGTTTTCCAAATTCACGAAAGATTGGAATTGAGAAAAGTACTGGTGAACCTGGAATGTCTATTAGAGTTCAAATCACGATAGAAACTGCATCCATCTGACAATTTGAAGTGTGCAAAACTGTTGGTAGTCATTGctcgataaaatatttactccACTCCTTGAAGAAGTTGACAGTTTTTTGTCATGGTTTGGAAGTAAcagtggttttatttttattttgtgtttttatttagaaCACTGAACACCTGGAACTAGGctgtaaatttatttctagACGGAAATACTTTAACATGTACTGTTCCATTTACTACTAAAACATGTACTACTTACCGATATCGTTGTCCTCGAAGCCATTAGGAGTGATTATCTGTGTGTCTTCTGAACGTAGAACGATTATTTTCCACATCGTAGGAAGCATATCAAATTGACAAAGGAGTAAATGTAAGAGACAGTGAATAGTTGCGAAGAAAAAGATTAAATGATGTCGCTCATATGGACGGAAATACTATTTTTAACTTCTGCTAAACCTGTTGATATTCTTCCGTCTCCTTACCTGGGCATGTCACACAATCGGCTGTCTTCTGTTGGTTAGGACCTACGCAGGGTGATCCACCATACAAGGGAATCGGATCACTACAGGTTCGTGTACGCTTCCTGCCCTGAGCTGGTTTACCCGGACAGCGACACTCCAACCAGGCGCTCCATTGGCTCCATCCTCCGTTTactattgaaatattttttatagttaATAAAAACGCCCTGTACcatgacatttattttattattctagTAAAGTTGCCAttcaaacattatttatttaagttaTTTTGGACCTTAacagtttaatttaaataactaAAATTAAATGATCCTTTAGTTTTACAGGCTGATATCGTATATAGTTCAATCAAATGCATTATCTTACCATACACAATCAGCTCAATAGGTTCCGATGTTCTTTTTCCAGCAATGTTCTCCGCTACGCATGAGTAATTTCCAATGTCCTTTCGGTCGAAATCGAAACATTCCATGAACCATCCAGAAGTTGTATCAATCCCATGGTTATAATTCCAACCCGATGTTGTTTTAGGACCAATGaaaatcaataacaaaacaaaacttccatTATAGGATTTGCACATTTTAACACTTCAACatccaaataaaatgttaGACCTATTGCGTGGGAATCATTTCAGCTTGACAAAAGGGTACAAATGACGTCTATGACTGAAAAATCTTCCACAACATTTCCCTTTCTTACCTGGAGGTTCAAACTTGTTATCACAATATTTCCTTCTGTGGTGAAGGTCAACAGAGAACTTGGTGTGATGGAGATGTTGTTTTTCAACCACGTTATTTGGGGCTTAGGATATCCCTTGGGAGCGACACATTTAATTTCCAGCTTTTCTCCAACTTCAGCACGAATCTTGGTTTCCTGAAGCTCaaagtttttcttcaaatcTGCAAAGTAAAAGACAATCAATTAAATATAAACGAGTTTTTGATCAAATAGTCACGCGTATTATGCATAAAACATTGCCAAGAAATTCGAGAAAGGAATGGAAGTGAGTCATTAAATGCTGCCATCTCTGAAGATGCACCCTAAATATCGTTTGTTGTACTAGCGATGATTCACTTTCAttctttccgtttttattttctgttttaccattttttgcaCAAGATTCGTTGCGTTACGTTCGATGATCTTCAAAGAAAACCAAGCAATAAATTAATGTGTCatgtgtttggtgttttatgCATTCACGAATATGTTATACTCTGTTGCACTGCGTCTTGTGACCCATCCACTTGAAGAGTAGTCTTTTCTCATTGGACTGTCTGCATCTTCCAGCATCTTTATACACGCACAAGCCTGATAATGCAGCATGATGCAAGGCGCTCAGTAGATCTTACACAAAAGTACAAATATTCATTTTCGACTCCACGCCACGGTCACACCTTTCCTTCCCTC encodes the following:
- the LOC126565798 gene encoding netrin receptor unc-5-like, yielding MNVFRKLPHFLQLYFICIVGVIEISGLEIKDHHRTGVKNVSSAFSFSFEPRKDTALGQYKSPPLDDNGLRRSAHNRHRSQPLSHQTDAKSARVSFSSVHQPESRKNYDSLLPLSMEANEELHAVDKSENNQAEMKLSQRHRPAGGVMKVGEGILKSAHMLDDRLPVDDDVVDAAKDEYYDTRTREVNEGDNYEDGKIINSDALDNFFGGKSTSSSNGASGAEGEYRKGSTIVHDYKSGNTEGALESNAQEELEEEDEDDDEEEEDDEEDDSEVSYGEDVLPPSEAFGTFGGRTDGGLKVEEAPYFLVEPQSTYVIRSKPAVLKCKAANTLQIHFKCSGSIKPPPSIEESHVDPHSGVHFQEVTATISRDLVYEYFGKLPFKCECHAWAPRGKAVSQPASIIVAYLKKNFELQETKIRAEVGEKLEIKCVAPKGYPKPQITWLKNNISITPSSLLTFTTEGNIVITSLNLQDIGNYSCVAENIAGKRTSEPIELIVYVNGGWSQWSAWLECRCPGKPAQGRKRTRTCSDPIPLYGGSPCVGPNQQKTADCVTCPEDTQIITPNGFEDNDIVRRWSAWSAWSSCTNKCTQSRRRICRTQNVDYYDKALVKHHQQLAALMEDHDEQESSAYGCHGKDIQTIVCRGGECRIDDTASDWIFYLGLGFIVTLCLTFLVFLLHMRHRQKMPTYSITRTSPDQHTYTHEFQKKLTLSSNPPDINIRVNGYEYSNGSTMEAPKIPSQNVPLLLTRSTSEHHYDEPQFNSMQAIQAANKDDTGMNVYNQQKLATGVVLQHHYHQYHSLEQNHVQRQITASPVNQAQKGQYRSSESLSGTSNTNTSNSTYAIATTDSLDTSSSSEAMYKSNSARQVVTSEGGWLELEHLQTSLSIPEGAIPTALRINVFLAVMYDSKDTILVENQVTHISPTIVCGPAKSNFSKPLIIKVPHCAEDIASWKVSLFYKEEVTNCWKKIASSENDVPSPQAYIQLDQLNAYIMTRKLGKYLLGGESLAPEVNVTKRLKIVMFGPVRKPEADFNIRAYVLEDYPSALEHCSGIETRLGYFQIGQSSPFHFANSKEAMTLRINCSGGWTTVAECSMQKIPFNHIWKNMAILHCEFLLQKLTDEMPCLRLELAAEQDNGAKVLITSVAFS